A single Candidatus Zixiibacteriota bacterium DNA region contains:
- a CDS encoding VCBS repeat-containing protein, whose product MRSSRMLVPAVLSVIGVLVLVVSPVYGQEFCFQPAVNYAAGDRPHSVSTADLDGDNDADLAVANYYSDSVSVLKNNGDGTFASAVKYGAGDDPSEISAADLDEDNDVDLVVANVNSNNVSVLKNNGDGTFAAAVNYPAGNYPRSVYAADLDGDNDADLAVANFWSDIVSVLGNNGDGTFGAAAS is encoded by the coding sequence ATGCGCAGCAGTAGAATGCTCGTGCCCGCCGTCTTGTCGGTGATCGGCGTTCTGGTCTTGGTCGTGTCTCCAGTTTACGGGCAGGAGTTCTGTTTCCAGCCGGCGGTGAACTACGCGGCCGGGGATCGCCCTCACTCGGTTTCTACCGCCGATCTGGACGGGGACAACGATGCCGACTTGGCGGTGGCCAATTACTACAGCGACAGCGTCTCGGTCCTGAAGAACAACGGGGATGGAACCTTTGCGTCGGCGGTGAAGTACGGGGCCGGGGATGACCCCTCCGAGATCTCTGCCGCCGATCTGGACGAGGATAACGATGTCGACTTGGTGGTGGCCAATGTCAACAGCAACAACGTTTCAGTGCTGAAGAACAATGGGGACGGGACTTTTGCGGCGGCGGTGAACTACCCGGCCGGCAATTACCCACGCTCGGTCTATGCGGCCGATCTGGACGGGGATAACGATGCCGACCTGGCGGTGGCCAATTTCTGGAGTGACATCGTCTCGGTGTTGGGGAACAACGGAGATGGGACCTTTGGGGCGGCAGCGAGCTAG
- a CDS encoding RluA family pseudouridine synthase → MTSDRDKNPARIRHTATSDDDGGRIDRVLASRFPEFSRAQIQRACAAGAVLVNGSPVKANHRLVTGETVDVTLIRLPDAEAPPLPEAIHLEIVHEDDQIIVINKPAGMVVHPAAGHRTGTLVNALLGRESFSDDEVRASAGRPGIVHRLDKGTSGLIVCARTETAHRHLAEQIKSRTLSRRYWAICWGHLRTSKIIFDKPVGRSSSDRKRMAVTARGRDAETTVTLRERFAIADLIEAALGTGRTHQIRVHLSNAGHPLVGDSDYGGGEHHLKGIDPQLRLLAKRMLATIDRPALHAHTLALDHPISGNRLEFTVDPPADFQALLKLCRSAPS, encoded by the coding sequence ATGACCTCCGACCGCGATAAGAACCCCGCGCGCATCCGCCACACCGCGACCAGCGACGACGACGGCGGACGCATCGACCGCGTGCTGGCGTCGCGGTTCCCCGAGTTCTCGCGCGCGCAAATCCAGCGCGCCTGCGCAGCCGGTGCCGTTCTGGTCAACGGTTCTCCGGTCAAGGCCAATCATCGACTGGTTACGGGCGAAACAGTGGACGTGACGCTCATCCGCCTACCCGATGCCGAGGCGCCGCCTCTGCCGGAGGCAATCCACCTTGAAATCGTCCACGAAGACGATCAGATCATCGTGATCAACAAGCCGGCGGGCATGGTCGTCCATCCCGCCGCCGGACATCGCACCGGCACGCTGGTCAATGCCCTACTCGGTCGTGAGAGCTTCTCCGATGATGAGGTCCGTGCCTCAGCAGGGCGCCCCGGCATCGTGCACCGGCTCGACAAAGGCACCTCCGGCTTGATCGTCTGCGCGCGCACCGAAACAGCACACCGACACCTGGCGGAACAGATCAAGTCGCGCACGCTCTCCCGCCGCTATTGGGCGATCTGCTGGGGACATCTGCGCACGTCGAAGATTATCTTCGACAAACCGGTCGGTCGTTCATCGTCCGACCGCAAACGCATGGCCGTCACCGCCCGGGGACGGGATGCCGAGACGACCGTAACATTGCGGGAACGCTTCGCCATCGCCGATTTGATCGAAGCGGCGCTCGGCACCGGGCGAACCCATCAGATCCGCGTCCACCTGTCGAATGCCGGACATCCGCTCGTCGGCGACAGCGACTACGGCGGCGGTGAACACCACTTGAAGGGGATCGACCCGCAGTTGCGTCTCTTGGCCAAACGCATGCTCGCGACCATCGACCGTCCCGCCCTCCACGCCCACACGCTGGCGCTCGATCATCCCATCTCCGGGAATCGTCTCGAATTCACCGTCGATCCACCCGCCGATTTCCAGGCCCTGTTGAAACTCTGCCGCTCAGCCCCATCGTAG
- the lspA gene encoding signal peptidase II yields MSISAQLPSTPAPNGTRALWITAIAVVVADQITKWLVMTTMDLYQSVPIIGDALRLTYIRNSGGAFGLRWGHSAVYYVSAALIIGWIIHHVWRHGVSRRLSAWALSLILGGAIGNLIDRVMRGEVIDFLDAEFFDLRIPSFNLGILHHPGYNLDRWPTFNVADSAVTIGVLALMFSLWRDPVLYGKAPIPSATESPAQGELSSPATTHGPGST; encoded by the coding sequence TTGTCAATCTCAGCGCAACTGCCCTCTACTCCTGCTCCGAACGGCACCCGGGCACTCTGGATCACGGCCATCGCCGTCGTCGTCGCCGACCAGATCACCAAGTGGTTGGTGATGACGACCATGGACCTCTATCAATCGGTCCCGATCATCGGCGATGCCCTCCGACTCACTTATATCCGCAATTCCGGCGGCGCCTTTGGTCTGCGCTGGGGGCACTCGGCTGTCTACTATGTCTCGGCCGCGCTGATCATCGGCTGGATCATCCACCATGTGTGGCGCCATGGTGTGAGTCGGCGCCTCTCCGCCTGGGCATTGTCTTTGATCTTGGGCGGGGCGATCGGCAATCTCATCGACCGTGTGATGCGCGGCGAAGTCATCGATTTCCTGGATGCGGAATTCTTCGATCTGCGGATCCCCTCATTCAACCTCGGGATTCTGCACCATCCCGGATACAACCTCGACCGCTGGCCCACCTTCAATGTCGCCGATTCGGCCGTGACCATCGGTGTGTTGGCCCTGATGTTCTCCCTGTGGCGGGATCCTGTGCTGTATGGCAAGGCCCCGATTCCCTCTGCGACGGAGAGCCCCGCACAGGGAGAGCTGTCTTCTCCCGCCACGACCCACGGACCCGGCTCCACTTGA
- a CDS encoding TraR/DksA C4-type zinc finger protein: MNKRDLKKFEELLLAKRAELMGDINHLRKSAMDSTPTEAAGDLSTHAYHMADQGTDAEEREKSFYFASKSGRFLYHIDEALRRISDGTYGKCQSCGGDISVARLEAVPHARLCIACKEKEERAKAREDR; this comes from the coding sequence GTGAACAAGCGCGACCTGAAGAAATTCGAGGAGCTCCTGCTCGCCAAGCGGGCAGAGTTGATGGGCGACATCAACCACCTCCGCAAGAGCGCCATGGACTCGACTCCGACCGAGGCCGCCGGCGATCTGTCGACCCATGCCTACCATATGGCCGACCAAGGCACCGACGCCGAGGAGCGCGAGAAGTCCTTCTATTTCGCCTCCAAGTCTGGCCGATTCCTCTATCACATCGATGAAGCGCTGCGCCGGATTTCGGATGGGACCTATGGCAAGTGCCAGTCCTGCGGCGGCGACATCTCCGTCGCCCGGCTGGAGGCGGTCCCGCATGCCCGCCTCTGCATCGCCTGCAAAGAGAAAGAGGAACGGGCCAAGGCCCGCGAGGATCGTTAA
- the ileS gene encoding isoleucine--tRNA ligase, with amino-acid sequence MNTTTTPDTDVDVASTRTSYGDIEEQILAFWEREEIFARSLAIRKDAPAFIFFEGPPTANGKPGIHHVISRTIKDLVCRYRTMKGFRVDRKAGWDTHGLPVEIEVERRLGLESKQKILEYGVDKFNAQCRESVFRYKEEWDRLTRRIGYWLDLEHPYVTLTNDYIETVWWILAQFFQRDLLYEGHKIVPYCPRCGTGLSSHEVALGYDTVKDPSITITMPSVDDPGVAFLVWTTTPWTLISNAALAVGADIDYVQVDRAGRHFILAEARAQAVLHDGFEITRRFKGRDLVGKKYEPIFPYFADTPEPTAFTVLAADFVSTEDGTGIVHIAPAFGADDYDLGVKCGLPVIQPVRADGTFEEKITPYAGQSVKDADKQIIKDLKASGRLYDSGTIEHTYPFCWRCDTPLLYYARRSWYIRTSQFRDRLLALNRQIHWHPPEIGAGRFGEWLENNVDWALSRERFWGTPLPIWVCPCGEKTAIESVADLKARGSHLPEPLDLHKPHVDDITLTCPKCAGEMHRVPEVIDVWFDSGAMPFAQWHYPFENKDRFDRLFPADFISEAVDQTRGWFYSLHAIAALLTDQQCYRNCLVMEFIVDKQGRKMSKSKGNVVDPWEIIAADGADALRWYLLSASQPWLPTRFDQAAVTEVRNRFFDTWKNTLAFYHLYAGIDGIDTTDVLARPASTNEFDRWITSRTASVAAAVDQAYDEYDLTRAVRQIADFVVDDLSNWYVRLNRRRFWGSGQTGDKLDAFATLARSLLVVSKLAAPAAPFFADFSYRELLGPEPPNGFPPSVHLADFPVANPAGVDTGLEERMTAAQRVVGLGRAARAKARLKTRQPLAEVAVVLPTDWTEATLAPTTALIAAELNVKRVTIRNSAAELAEVAAKPNFPVLGSRLGSRMKALQSALATWDAETADRYRRDQTAQVVLADGPVTLGPGDLLVDFRPRPGYHVESDGRLLVAIDTCLDDRLLSEGYARELINRVQNARKKMGLAVTDRIRLAVQTTPLAAEGIRCWADKIKDETLAVALTVSEGTPVVAAAEKIDLNGEAATITITPGGV; translated from the coding sequence ATGAACACCACCACCACACCTGACACCGACGTTGATGTCGCTTCAACTCGCACGTCATACGGCGACATTGAAGAGCAAATCCTGGCTTTTTGGGAGCGCGAGGAGATCTTCGCGCGCTCGCTGGCGATCCGCAAGGATGCCCCCGCCTTCATCTTCTTCGAAGGTCCGCCGACCGCCAATGGCAAGCCGGGGATTCATCATGTCATCTCGCGTACGATCAAGGACCTCGTCTGCCGCTACCGCACGATGAAGGGATTCCGTGTCGACCGCAAGGCGGGGTGGGACACGCATGGGCTGCCGGTGGAGATCGAAGTCGAACGCCGTCTGGGACTCGAATCGAAGCAGAAGATTCTCGAATACGGCGTCGACAAGTTCAACGCCCAATGCCGCGAGTCGGTCTTCCGCTATAAGGAAGAGTGGGATCGCCTCACGCGCCGCATCGGCTACTGGCTCGATCTCGAACATCCGTATGTGACCTTGACCAACGACTATATCGAGACGGTCTGGTGGATTCTGGCGCAGTTCTTCCAGCGCGACCTGCTGTACGAAGGACACAAGATCGTCCCGTATTGCCCGCGTTGCGGCACCGGTCTTTCCAGCCACGAAGTCGCGCTCGGCTACGACACGGTCAAAGACCCCTCGATCACGATCACGATGCCATCGGTCGACGATCCCGGCGTCGCCTTCCTGGTCTGGACCACGACGCCGTGGACGCTGATCTCCAACGCCGCGCTCGCCGTCGGCGCCGACATCGACTATGTCCAGGTCGACAGGGCCGGACGCCACTTCATCCTCGCTGAGGCACGCGCGCAGGCGGTATTGCATGATGGCTTCGAGATCACCAGGCGCTTCAAAGGCCGCGACCTGGTCGGCAAGAAGTACGAACCGATCTTCCCCTACTTCGCCGACACGCCGGAGCCGACCGCCTTTACTGTTCTCGCCGCCGATTTCGTCTCGACCGAGGATGGGACGGGGATCGTGCACATCGCGCCCGCATTCGGCGCCGATGACTACGATCTCGGAGTCAAATGCGGCCTGCCGGTGATCCAGCCGGTGCGCGCCGATGGCACCTTTGAGGAGAAGATCACACCTTACGCCGGGCAGTCCGTCAAGGACGCCGACAAACAGATTATCAAGGACCTGAAGGCATCCGGGCGGCTGTATGACTCCGGGACGATCGAGCACACCTACCCATTCTGCTGGCGTTGCGACACGCCGCTTCTGTACTATGCGCGCCGTTCGTGGTATATCCGTACGTCTCAATTCCGCGACCGGCTCCTGGCGCTCAACCGTCAGATTCACTGGCATCCGCCGGAGATCGGCGCGGGACGATTCGGCGAGTGGTTGGAGAACAACGTCGATTGGGCGCTGTCGCGCGAACGTTTCTGGGGGACGCCGCTGCCGATCTGGGTCTGCCCCTGCGGCGAGAAGACCGCCATCGAATCGGTCGCGGATCTGAAAGCCCGCGGCTCTCATCTCCCCGAGCCGCTCGACTTGCACAAGCCGCATGTTGACGACATCACACTGACGTGTCCAAAATGTGCCGGTGAGATGCACCGTGTCCCGGAAGTGATCGATGTCTGGTTCGACTCTGGGGCGATGCCATTTGCTCAGTGGCATTACCCATTCGAGAACAAGGACCGCTTCGACCGGCTGTTTCCGGCCGATTTCATCAGCGAGGCGGTCGACCAGACCCGCGGCTGGTTCTACTCGCTGCATGCCATCGCCGCCCTGCTCACCGACCAGCAGTGCTATCGCAACTGCCTGGTCATGGAGTTCATCGTCGACAAGCAGGGACGCAAGATGTCCAAGTCGAAGGGCAATGTGGTCGACCCGTGGGAGATCATCGCCGCCGATGGCGCCGATGCGCTACGCTGGTACTTGCTGTCGGCGTCGCAGCCATGGCTGCCGACACGCTTCGATCAGGCCGCGGTCACCGAAGTGCGCAACCGCTTCTTCGACACCTGGAAGAACACGCTGGCCTTCTATCATCTCTACGCCGGGATCGATGGAATCGACACGACAGATGTGCTGGCGCGGCCCGCATCCACCAACGAGTTCGACCGTTGGATCACGTCCCGCACGGCCAGCGTCGCGGCCGCCGTCGATCAGGCCTACGACGAATACGACCTGACCCGTGCCGTCCGGCAGATCGCCGACTTCGTCGTCGATGATCTCTCCAACTGGTACGTGCGCCTGAACCGACGCCGCTTCTGGGGTTCCGGGCAGACCGGGGATAAGCTCGATGCCTTTGCGACCTTGGCCCGCTCGCTCTTGGTCGTGTCGAAATTGGCGGCTCCGGCGGCACCGTTCTTCGCCGACTTCTCATACCGCGAGCTGCTCGGCCCTGAACCACCGAACGGTTTCCCACCCTCGGTCCACTTGGCCGATTTCCCGGTGGCCAACCCAGCAGGCGTGGACACGGGCCTGGAGGAACGTATGACTGCCGCCCAGCGGGTGGTCGGTCTGGGGCGCGCCGCGCGCGCCAAGGCCCGTCTGAAGACCCGTCAGCCGCTCGCGGAGGTAGCGGTTGTTCTGCCGACCGATTGGACCGAGGCGACGCTGGCACCGACGACCGCGCTGATCGCCGCCGAGCTCAACGTCAAGCGGGTGACCATCCGGAATAGCGCGGCTGAACTTGCCGAAGTCGCCGCCAAGCCGAATTTCCCGGTCTTGGGATCGCGCCTGGGAAGCCGGATGAAAGCGCTCCAGAGTGCGCTGGCGACTTGGGATGCGGAGACCGCCGACCGATATCGTCGGGACCAGACGGCGCAGGTGGTGCTGGCGGATGGCCCGGTCACGCTCGGGCCGGGGGATTTGCTGGTAGACTTCCGCCCCCGTCCCGGATATCATGTCGAGTCCGATGGGCGGCTCTTGGTCGCCATCGACACCTGTCTGGACGACCGGCTACTGAGCGAGGGATACGCGCGCGAGTTGATCAACCGCGTCCAGAACGCGCGCAAGAAGATGGGGCTGGCGGTCACCGACCGGATTCGCCTGGCCGTCCAGACCACCCCGCTGGCGGCTGAAGGGATCAGGTGCTGGGCCGATAAGATCAAGGACGAAACCCTGGCGGTGGCGCTGACGGTCAGCGAGGGGACGCCGGTGGTAGCGGCAGCGGAAAAGATCGACCTCAATGGCGAAGCGGCGACCATCACGATCACACCCGGCGGCGTATAG
- a CDS encoding DUF1330 domain-containing protein, which translates to MAAYVIVDIDVTDPVRYEEYKKLAAPTVAAHGGRYVVRGGNVETLEGDWHPGRLVVLEFPTADQARAWWGSEAYRPAKQIRHATARTKMILVEGV; encoded by the coding sequence GTGGCCGCCTATGTCATCGTCGACATCGACGTCACCGACCCGGTTCGCTATGAGGAGTACAAGAAGCTCGCGGCGCCGACGGTGGCGGCGCATGGCGGACGGTATGTGGTCCGTGGCGGCAACGTCGAGACCCTCGAAGGAGACTGGCACCCCGGGCGTCTCGTCGTCTTGGAGTTCCCGACCGCGGATCAGGCGAGGGCGTGGTGGGGCTCGGAGGCATATCGCCCCGCCAAGCAGATCCGCCACGCGACCGCCCGGACGAAGATGATACTAGTGGAGGGTGTCTGA